Part of the Quercus robur chromosome 5, dhQueRobu3.1, whole genome shotgun sequence genome, AAGGTGAACCACCACACTCTTCTTTTCTCAATATgaccatgtttttattgttgttttcttctctgtttctgtttataattatttttttttcgttttgaTTGATCTTATGCAGCTATTTAAGTCGGACTATATGTATAAATTGATCACCTTTTAGTTTTGTTGTTTAGAGAATAGAGACATGCATGCTTCGGTGTTTGCATTTTCGTGAGTTGACATCTTCATGGCTTATTATTCTGTGTCAGATTTGTAGGAACAGTTTATTTAACTAaagttgaaaactttttgttgaaaataccttagataaagttaaaaggagttgaaataatatagtaaggctcataaatattactaaaaagtacaatgagactcataaatagtagtaaaaataagttgaatagtaaaaaaaactggttttttaatttgtgcCAAATGCACACtcaatatatttaaattctctttttattaaaatttatttaatttaataaacaaactaaaaaaaaaaaaaaaaaaacacacgtGCACACAAACATAAGCAAATACAcgaagttttattattattttgaacgaattttcatattttaaaatcattacaTGATAGTTCACTAttagttgttattatttattgtaaatGTTAGTAGgtatgaccattttattttgttttaaatttgtataacattccatttttaaaaaaatttagtataacatttttatttttacgtaattgtcattatctatttttcattgttttttataaaatattttaaactaaatgatgAACTTAACCCACTAGTATTGTAATTATTGACCCACATAGTTACACTCATTCATACATAAGTAATACACTAAGTGTTTACTTAACCAATCATATGCTtgaacaatcactaactttacttttttttcttttcttgaaacACTAACTTTattacaaaaagttattataacatgataataaTACACATGTACATGTAATAAACCCCTtgcatttattaattattaaattatataaaattatattatatttatattatacatGCACACCTTCACACACACTAAATTTcatacaaataacattataacaaattaaaaagtaaaaaataacgAATATAATCTGTATCAAAGACACttacacacatataatataaataaagagagagatacTCACAACTCACAAATACCCACTTTTTACTCTTAAAGTTGGAGATACTAAAATAGTCAGACAGAGAAAAGAGATGAGATTTATGAGAATTAGATCAGAGATCAGATCAGAAACGGAGTGTCATAGAGATATGTGAtttgtattgttgtttggttttgagATGGGTTGATCTATGATTAGgatgtgcaaaaatattttaaaggatAAATTAAACTAGtagaataatatataaatatatatatatatataaaaccttggctatatatataatttcttttccaAGGCAGAGGGTTTAAATGAACCTTGAAACAAAATGGGGAGAttaactttacttttttttttgataatttgatagttggggaTGGAGAGATTTATAGACTTGATGTTTTCATTTAGAAATACTTAGAGATGCTAattagttgagctacaaggatATTGGCAAATGTCATAGATTGATGCCCCTTCCATCATTcttgaaatttaatttaatttttttttgataatttgatagttataacaGGAAAGATCCATTTGAATTATGGATGTCTTTATTGGAAACACTATGAAGTTGTAACCAGTTGAAACTTTAATGTTGTATTGGAATTAATTAGTGGACTAAATTGGATATGTGTTTTAATGTAAGCCGCGGTGGCATGGGAGGCTGGAAAACCATTAGTGATTGAAGAAGTGGAGGTGGCACCACCTCAGGAAAATGAAGTCCGCTTACAGATTCTCTTCACTGCACTTTGCCACTCTGATGTTTACTTTTGGGAAGCCAAGGTAACGCATTTcagatgatatttttttgatattaaCAATTCCCTATAAAATTTCACATCAGTTTTCAGATATAGTTGGTAATAAATGCCTactaactaaaatatataaataacaaaTACGAAATTccatgtgggaaaaaaaaaaaaacggagtATTTACCAAGTTAATATTTAGGGCAATACATTGAATAAATTATCATACTTTCAGTCCATTAATAACTAAGAATAGAATCATTTGCAAGTGTTTTGTAAAAGAACATATTACAATTTTCAGACAATAATCGTTATAAAAGGGACACgttttttctccaaactagCCCTCTAAACTTGtcctatatctttttattgaatgcgaattttgaaaatctaattgttgaattatatattttttatgttcttaacatgcatatcatatttcatttaaatcggatgttatttactattcaataaaaaaaaaacttattttttgtatataatttttaccacaaaaaacttgaaatttaaacatgtcattgatgacatagttattgatatttaatcttcttgaaattttgcaagtatgaagaatataataagaacatgcaatccaatggttaaattttcaaaattcacatccaataaaaagatataggaaaagtttgaagagtttctttTTTCAAACTAGTTTGCCAAAGATATAGGAAGAGTTTCACGAGAAATTTCATATGGATTAGTTGCCAAAGttcttctttctccttttattGTCTTTTTATAGTTAATATCATCTCTCTTTTGgtagaaaaaatttgaaaattatatttgtggTAATTAATAGGTGTTTATTATAACCGTATATATTGTCCTAGGAATGGAGAGGCACAAAGATTTTGACGAggtttttaaagattttatcaaagattttaaccccaaaaaaaaaaaaaaaaaaaaagattttatcaaaGATCAAATTTTTAACGGAACAGTAACCATTTTTCATAACAAGGGGGAGAAAAAGGGGTGTaactttttcctcttcttctctattGATTCTATACTTCTCCAAatacaagaagagaaaaagggtgataactttttcttttttgtctcaTTGATCTAGACTTCTATAAATACAAGAATATCtcttcaaatataaatgataaCCTTACACTTGTCTAACTTGCACCCAATTAGATAACATGCATGAAATTGTCCAAATTAAAAAGACATAAGTTTAAAATACAAAGGCAATTACAATAAGCATTAATTTTTAGCATGCATTTGTATGTGGATATATGGGGTTGTAATTTTATAGGGAATttcttcagaattttttttatagggaatttttgtagaatttaacatataatttttttacatttctgattaatattttaataagaaaggtccattatttttttttataatttttttgggagagaaggGGGCACATCGATATAATAAGAGCAATAGACTcagtagaataaaattttttattgggtGTCAAGTTTTGGaactttaggttttttttaatttaatttaattattatttttaggctTGGCAAGGCAAGTACATATTCTTAAGAAATTCCATACTATAcgaatgaaattttaatatattgaatTATTGCAAAATAGTAAATGCTGTTATATTTGTAATTAATCATTCATTAATTTTGTTGGTTCCATTTCTGAAATCAAATTTGGTATTAAGGTGCGGGGAAAAATGCTTGAAGTTAGCCACACTATTTCCATGCAATTTATAAACAAGATTTGATGAATGTATTTACAGATTGATTGGTAAAATTTGAGCATGCTCAAATTAGACTGGTGGGGTTGAGGCTGTATTCATTTTGTAGTTGAAACTAAAATGTCCCTTTATATTGCAGGGGCAGAAGCCGCTGTTTCCTCGCATATTTGGTCATGAAGCTGGAGGGTATGTAtaacttttaagtttttagaTCCTCTCTCTTCAGACCACAATTGAAAATCCTAATAGGTTTagtaaatagttttttaatgGCGTGAACAAGTACTAATTGATTGTATTGTTGTTGCTCAGAATTGTGGAGAGTGTAGGTGAGGGTGTGACTGAGCTCAAACCAGGAGACCATGTTCTCCCTATCTTCACAGGAGAATGTAAGGAATGCCGCCACTGTAAGTCAGCGGAGAGCAACTTGTGTGAAACTCTTCGGTTCGATAATGACAGAGGTCATATGCTCGCTGATGGCAAGACAAGATTCTCCAAAAATGGACAGCCCATTTACCACTTTCTTGGCACCTCCACATTTAGCGAATACACTGTTTCTCATGCTGGCTGCGTTGCCAAGATCAACCCTGAAGCCCCACTTGACAAAGTTTGTGTGCTTAGTTGTGGAGTATCCACAGGTCTGGAGGAGTTCTTGATTTGAAGAATAGTAACTATATCAGTGATAATATTcctactatttttttattattttccattgGTCTATTTGTTTTTGTGCTTGTAGGCATGGGTGCCACTTTGAATGTTGCAAAACCCCAAAAGGGTCAAACTGTAGCCGTCTTTGGATTGGGTGCTGTTGGCCTTGCTGTGAGTTTTCTTTGTTGCTGTGTTCTATAGTTTCTGGCAACTGCAAAAGGATTAGAAAGAATTTCTAAGTCTCTAATCTTGTACTGATATTTAGGCTTGTGAAGGCGCAAGGATAGCTGGGGCTTCAAGAATCATTGGTGTTGATCTGAACCCTGCTCGTTTCGATAGGGGTGAGTCATTAATGgtatacataaatatatgttCCTATTTACATGTTGGCGATGGTTTTGATTCTTAATCTCTTTGGCAGCCAAAAATTTTGGTGTTACTGAGTTTGTGAATCCAAAAGATCATGACAAGCCAGTTCAACAGGTTAGTTTGGACGCCATGACTTGCTATTTCGTGATTAATCAGTTGGCATGACTAGCATGAATTTTGGGATTTCTTTTCTACtacttattttatgtttttgaaaatacCAGGCAAAAAgcctgttttggtgtataaaaTGTTTGCACTGCTCTCCCTGTTGAAACTAATCCGAGTTATGCCTACTCAATTATAGGTGATTGCTGAGATGACTGATGGAGGAGTAGATCGGGCTGTTGAATGTACTGGAAGCTACCAGGCCATGATCTCAGCATTTGAATGTGTTCATGATGTAATCATTTAACAAATTTATAACCATTTTCTCTTATTAGAGAATGCTTCCAAATCTCCCATTACGTTTCCATCGacactaaaattttattcttctCAGGGTTGGGGTCTTGCAGTACTTGTTGGAGTGCCAAGTAAAGATGACGCATTCAAGACTCATCCTATGAATTTTTTGAATGAGAGGACAGTTAAGGGTACCATTTTTGGCAATTACAGGCCTCGCACTGATATTCCTGCTCGGGTGGAAAAGTACATGAACAAGGTAAGCTTATATTTTCAGTTCATGAACCATTTCATTGTTCTTTCTTGTAcacgtatttttttttataagcaacTGAAAATGGAATAAGCGGATTGCAACTTTCTTagattattatgaaatttatagaCATACTTTGAGTAAGtgttaatgttttattattatggGTAATAGCTTGTGATTGTTACTTTTATGTAACGACCAGGCctaattctttgtttttatatgcTTATATAATGATACCGTGAATTGATTTTGCAGGAATTGGAACTGGATAAATTTATCACTCACTCAGTCCCTTTCTCGGAGATCAACAAAGCGTTTGATTACATGTTAAAAGGGGAGTCTCTCCGATGTGTTATCCGCATGGGAGCTTAAAACATTACCGATATGGTGTGGGAGAATAAGCAATGTATGAGTTTATGTCACTTGTTTgtgatattttaatatatacacCTTATTTTGCAACTCACATTTAATAACCTCATTCAAGGGCAAAACGATCATTTCACGTCCTAAGGGAAACACCGTAATTTTGACCTTTGATCTCAAATTGCATCAtgtaaaataaatcttgaaagcctaaaaatcaAAATGACTAGTCAAGAGCCTCAAACAGACCATCGGATTAAAAAATATCACGAAATTGAGTTTTAACGGTTAATATGCAACTACACGAATTAAGTCCAACCATGTGTGATAATGAATAATTGGTTTTAATTGGTCCAATTTAGGTCCAATTCAAATTTAGGACATGTCGTAACGCTATTAGTTGAGACCATGATTTATTGTAGGATTGCATGCATAGAATTTAATTTGGTGGAACCGTTATTATGAAATTCCTAAATGGACATAATTAATGGTTGATTGATTGAATTTAAtgataactagtcgctaacccatgcgatgcacgggaaaactattggaaaataaatttaatccatCTTTTTGTTCTATTaaatttaatctttattttattcttttaaaataagaGTTTATGTCTAATGATTAAAAGCAATCATCATATAACGGACGCTATAGattaacattttattaaaactATAAAAAGAATAGGGCATAACATCATTTTGAAAAGTAAATCTATAGTTTTATAACAtcttaaactttttttcttaataatatcttaaactttttttttcttaatgctATAATGTGTTAGGCTCACGAAAGAGTatgtgtaaaatctaaattgtGAAAAGTTGTTCTTAGAGGGTCAGaaatgcattaatttttttaaataaaagcataacttttatcacatttttataataactttacaaatttatagCATTTATCTGTTAGTTAAGGTTGTATTAGAGGATTGGAGTTTTTCTTAATTGGATGTGTTTATAGTTAATATTTACACACTTTTGTTTCAATGGGCAATTAACTTTTtacaaaattgaccaaaatgacattttacacCAGTCAAAGTTTGCAtcaattttttcaacaaataataataataataataataataataat contains:
- the LOC126728632 gene encoding alcohol dehydrogenase 1-like, with the translated sequence MERHKDFDEGQKPLFPRIFGHEAGGIVESVGEGVTELKPGDHVLPIFTGECKECRHCKSAESNLCETLRFDNDRGHMLADGKTRFSKNGQPIYHFLGTSTFSEYTVSHAGCVAKINPEAPLDKVCVLSCGVSTGLEEFLI
- the LOC126728633 gene encoding alcohol dehydrogenase class-P-like, which codes for MVYINISKNFGVTEFVNPKDHDKPVQQVIAEMTDGGVDRAVECTGSYQAMISAFECVHDGWGLAVLVGVPSKDDAFKTHPMNFLNERTVKGTIFGNYRPRTDIPARVEKYMNKELELDKFITHSVPFSEINKAFDYMLKGESLRCVIRMGA